From the Candidatus Kaelpia aquatica genome, the window CAGGGGCTATTGAGATGAGAGAGAATAGTTCAGGTGAATGGTTTATATCAGATACACGTTTTGGAGAGTTAGTCCATGCAAAACTGGGTATAGCTGAAGAGAACTCTGGTAAATTAGTCAGTCTTGTGAGGCAGAAGGCAAAAGATATTGCTAAAGAAAATAATTATGATTGGATAATTATAGATGGTTCTCCTGGGATAGGATGTCCAGTAATTGCTTCTATATCTGGAGTTGACTGTGCTTTAGTTGTAACAGAACCAACTCTGTCTGGATTACATGATGCTGATAGGGTTATAAAAGTAGCCAGGCATTTCAATGTACCAGTTAGATTAATAGTGAATAAATATGATTTAAATATAGATGTTACAAGTAGAATAGAGAATTATTGCCAGGATAATGATGTTGAGTTTATGGGTAAGATAGCCTTTGATAAAACCGTTGTAGAAGCTATGGTAGAAGGCAAGACTATTATAGAATATGTACAGACAGAGACAAAGGATATAATAATTGAGATTTGGGATAGACTCATAAAGAGCATTGAATAGATTCTGTTAAAAAAATAATTATTATATTTTAAAATATGAATACATATTTAGATTGTATACCATGTTTTTTCAAACAGGCTCTTGAGTCATCAAGAATGGCTGGGGCAGACAAAGAGATGCAGAAGAAGATGCTTGATGAGATAGCCGCTATATTGCCAAGTATTTCTTTAAAACTGTCACCTCCAGAGATGGGTAGGACTATCTATAAGCTAACCAATAAACTTACAGGTGTAAATGATCCCTATCTTAAGATAAAAGAGAAAAGTAATAAACTTGCTTTAGGAGTATATGATAGGTTAAAAGAGCGTGTAGGAAATTCAGAAGATAGGCTGCTTATGGCTGTTGAGCTAGCTATTGCAGGTAATATAATTGATTATGGAGTAAAAAACTCTTTAAATGTAGAGTTAGAACTAGAGAAGATTTTAGTTCAAGAAAGCAAGGTAATAAAAGAAGAGAAGAGAAGGTTGTTTGATTATCCTAAGTTTAAAAAAGATCTATTAAAATCAAAGAGCATACTATATTTAGGTGATAATGCTGGGGAGATTCTTTTTGATCGTATTCTTATTGAAGAGATAAAGAGAATAGATAGTAACAAGAGTATTATATTTGCTGTTAAAGAAGGCCCTATTATTAATGATGCTTTGATGAAAGATGCCTTAGATTGCGGCATTGATCACGTTGCTGATATTATTTCTTCTGGTTCAGATGGTCCAGGAACAATACTCTCGATATGTTCAGAGAAGTTTCTTTCAATATATAGAGATGTAGATATGGTTATAAGTAAAGGTCAGGGTAATTTTGAAGCACTTTCAGACGCTAAGCGTGATATCTTTTTCTTATTTATAGCTAAGTGCCCTGTTATTGCCCAAGATGTTGGGGCTAGAATAGGAGATGTTATTTTGATCTATCACCAAGGTCAGGAAGATGCTAAAAAAAGAAGTTCTTAATATAATATAATTATGAAACCTGAATTTAAGTTTTGCCCTCTGTGTAGTAGTGTCTTAAGTAAGAAGAGGATAGATTTTAAAGAGCGGCCATACTGTAAAGAGTGTGGATGGATAAATTACGATAACCCCTTGCCCGTTACAGTATCTATTGCAATAAATGCTAATAACGAAGTACTCATAACAAGAAGAAATCTAGAACCTGGGCTGGGTGAGTGGGCATTCCCAGGTGGTTTTATAGAGGTCGGTGAGACTGCTTGGGAGTCTTGTTTACGAGAGCTAAAAGAAGAGACAGGAGTAGAAGGTATTGTAGAGGAGTTACTAGGGGTCTATATACAGAAAACAGAAGAGTATGGGGATTTGATTGTCTTAGGATATAGAGTAAAAGCCTTAAGCAGCGATATTATTATAAATGATGAGGTTAAAGAGGCAAAATTTATTGGTTGGGCTGAGTTGCCAAATATTCCTTTCTCAACTCACAGGGAGATGGCAAAAAGCTTTTTAAAAAAAACAGATGAATATCAAGGTACTCTTTAATGACGAAGCAATAGATGGTAGATTTTCAATTGGTTGTGGTTTCTCATGTTTAGTGGATAACAGTGTTTTGTTTGATACTGGCGGGAGCGGAGAGCATCTCTTTCATAATATTAAAATAATGGGGGTAGATATCTCAGCTATAGATAAAGTTGTTA encodes:
- a CDS encoding ARMT1-like domain-containing protein, with protein sequence MNTYLDCIPCFFKQALESSRMAGADKEMQKKMLDEIAAILPSISLKLSPPEMGRTIYKLTNKLTGVNDPYLKIKEKSNKLALGVYDRLKERVGNSEDRLLMAVELAIAGNIIDYGVKNSLNVELELEKILVQESKVIKEEKRRLFDYPKFKKDLLKSKSILYLGDNAGEILFDRILIEEIKRIDSNKSIIFAVKEGPIINDALMKDALDCGIDHVADIISSGSDGPGTILSICSEKFLSIYRDVDMVISKGQGNFEALSDAKRDIFFLFIAKCPVIAQDVGARIGDVILIYHQGQEDAKKRSS
- a CDS encoding NUDIX hydrolase; this translates as MKPEFKFCPLCSSVLSKKRIDFKERPYCKECGWINYDNPLPVTVSIAINANNEVLITRRNLEPGLGEWAFPGGFIEVGETAWESCLRELKEETGVEGIVEELLGVYIQKTEEYGDLIVLGYRVKALSSDIIINDEVKEAKFIGWAELPNIPFSTHREMAKSFLKKTDEYQGTL
- a CDS encoding P-loop NTPase, coding for GAIEMRENSSGEWFISDTRFGELVHAKLGIAEENSGKLVSLVRQKAKDIAKENNYDWIIIDGSPGIGCPVIASISGVDCALVVTEPTLSGLHDADRVIKVARHFNVPVRLIVNKYDLNIDVTSRIENYCQDNDVEFMGKIAFDKTVVEAMVEGKTIIEYVQTETKDIIIEIWDRLIKSIE